One Methanocaldococcus villosus KIN24-T80 genomic window carries:
- a CDS encoding chemotaxis protein CheW, giving the protein MAEIMEEYLDVFVEEAEEHIQKINECLLELEKNPDNLNLVHEIFRSAHTIKGGARTVGLTHISELTHHMEDILDQIRNGRIPVTSEIVDLLFECLDALETMLEEVKSGEYETSIDYNAIIEKIKNMKDKYLGGAPPTEEEKKEEAKEEKKEKEETKEEKEEVKEEKKPVKKIIKIKYKSPKTKVKVKKVVKQQVEIELEEISEDISEIIEGIKKPLEIFYSLNEKLNNEYLKSILDTIKEYIDKVSSKEIKITKKVYDTLNYITKVLEDVAKCLEEGSDLKEIVNLDELKNKIEESFKTKEIKEIESVEEIEVELDHEKFDLSEFASLIKEKLESGYKLYHLKAKVEDACELKSARLAILLTRLKSVGELLLSIPTEAELKEKTFEELEAMFLSEKDVDEIKKSLEMPEIEYIAISPVDIEFEEEVIEAKEEEIVEEEPVPDAYKIEVILDEECLLRAVRAYMVIKELRELGEVVKTNPPLESIENGEFNGLRFTIYFKPKEGVEVDDIKETVMGIPEIKEVNVIPPGEQVEEKKEEAKEEKKEKEETKEEKKEEAKEKQIQQIQAAAKKESKKSTQTIRINIEKLDKLMNLVGELVITRANFAQIANKYQIKELNNAVNRLSMLINELQEEVMAMRMVPVSYVFNRFPRMVRDLAKALNKEVELIMEGTDIELDRTVLDELAEPLVHLIRNAIDHGIEPPEEREKLGKPRKGRLRLAAIRERDHVNIIVEDDGRGIDPEKVKKKAIERGLITEEEAKKMSDHEIINLIFLPGFSTKEQVSEVSGRGVGMDVVKTKIESLGGSVVVYSEKGKGTRVVLKLPLTMAIITALLMKLSDQVYAIPITSVLDVTRIEKSEVKNIEGTNAIIYRDEIIPVIWLKDFLGFSHLPDPPGDELVIVVIERSNGKLGVVVDDVIGREDIVVKTLTGMLKNIPGLAGATILGDGRVALILDLSNA; this is encoded by the coding sequence ATGGCAGAAATTATGGAAGAGTATTTAGATGTATTTGTTGAAGAAGCTGAAGAGCATATTCAAAAAATAAATGAGTGTTTATTAGAATTAGAAAAAAATCCTGACAATTTAAATTTAGTTCATGAAATATTTAGATCAGCTCATACTATAAAAGGAGGAGCTAGAACTGTAGGTTTAACTCATATATCTGAACTTACTCACCACATGGAGGATATATTAGATCAAATAAGAAATGGTAGAATTCCTGTAACTTCTGAAATTGTAGATTTACTTTTTGAATGTTTAGATGCTTTAGAAACAATGTTAGAAGAAGTGAAATCAGGAGAATATGAAACATCTATTGATTATAATGCAATTATTGAAAAAATTAAAAATATGAAAGATAAGTATTTAGGTGGAGCTCCTCCTACTGAAGAAGAAAAGAAAGAAGAGGCTAAAGAAGAGAAAAAAGAAAAAGAAGAAACTAAAGAGGAAAAGGAAGAAGTTAAAGAGGAAAAAAAGCCAGTAAAAAAAATTATTAAAATTAAATATAAATCTCCAAAGACAAAGGTTAAAGTAAAGAAGGTAGTTAAACAGCAAGTGGAAATAGAGCTTGAGGAGATTTCTGAGGATATATCTGAAATAATAGAAGGTATTAAAAAACCATTAGAAATCTTTTATTCACTTAATGAAAAACTAAACAATGAATATTTAAAATCTATTTTAGACACTATCAAAGAATATATTGATAAAGTTTCATCTAAAGAGATAAAAATTACAAAAAAGGTTTATGACACCTTAAATTATATAACAAAAGTTTTAGAAGATGTTGCTAAATGTTTAGAAGAAGGTAGTGATTTAAAAGAAATAGTCAATTTAGATGAACTTAAAAATAAAATAGAGGAGAGTTTTAAAACAAAAGAAATTAAGGAAATAGAAAGTGTTGAAGAAATTGAAGTTGAGTTAGATCATGAAAAATTTGATCTTAGTGAGTTTGCTAGTCTAATTAAAGAAAAATTAGAAAGTGGATACAAGCTCTATCATTTAAAGGCTAAAGTAGAAGATGCTTGTGAATTAAAATCAGCAAGATTGGCAATATTATTAACAAGATTAAAAAGTGTTGGGGAACTTTTATTATCAATACCAACAGAAGCTGAATTAAAAGAGAAAACTTTTGAAGAATTAGAAGCAATGTTTTTATCTGAAAAAGATGTAGATGAAATAAAAAAATCATTAGAGATGCCTGAAATTGAATATATAGCTATATCCCCAGTAGATATTGAATTTGAAGAGGAGGTTATAGAAGCTAAAGAAGAAGAAATTGTTGAGGAAGAACCTGTCCCAGATGCTTATAAGATTGAAGTAATATTAGATGAAGAATGTCTTTTAAGAGCTGTTAGGGCTTATATGGTAATAAAAGAGCTAAGAGAGTTAGGAGAGGTTGTTAAAACTAATCCTCCATTAGAGAGTATAGAGAATGGGGAATTTAATGGATTAAGATTTACTATATATTTCAAACCTAAAGAAGGTGTTGAAGTAGATGATATAAAAGAAACTGTAATGGGAATTCCAGAAATAAAAGAAGTTAATGTTATCCCACCTGGTGAGCAAGTAGAGGAGAAAAAGGAAGAAGCTAAAGAAGAGAAAAAAGAAAAAGAAGAGACTAAAGAGGAGAAAAAAGAAGAGGCTAAAGAAAAACAAATACAACAAATACAAGCAGCTGCAAAAAAAGAAAGTAAGAAATCAACACAAACAATTAGAATTAACATTGAAAAGCTTGATAAGTTAATGAACTTGGTTGGAGAACTTGTTATTACAAGAGCTAATTTTGCTCAAATAGCAAACAAATATCAGATAAAAGAATTAAACAATGCTGTTAATAGGCTGAGTATGTTAATTAATGAATTGCAAGAAGAAGTCATGGCAATGAGAATGGTTCCTGTGTCATACGTTTTTAACAGATTTCCTAGGATGGTTAGGGATCTTGCTAAAGCATTAAATAAAGAAGTTGAATTGATAATGGAAGGAACAGATATTGAGTTAGATAGAACAGTTTTAGATGAACTAGCAGAACCTCTAGTTCATTTAATTAGAAATGCAATAGACCATGGTATTGAACCTCCTGAAGAGAGAGAAAAATTAGGAAAACCAAGAAAAGGTAGATTAAGATTAGCAGCTATTAGAGAAAGAGATCATGTAAATATTATAGTAGAAGATGATGGTAGGGGTATAGATCCAGAAAAAGTTAAGAAGAAAGCTATTGAAAGAGGATTAATTACTGAAGAAGAAGCAAAAAAGATGTCAGACCATGAGATTATTAATTTAATTTTCTTACCTGGTTTTAGTACTAAGGAGCAAGTGTCTGAGGTTTCTGGTAGAGGAGTGGGGATGGATGTTGTTAAAACAAAGATAGAATCTTTAGGAGGTTCAGTTGTTGTATATTCTGAAAAGGGGAAAGGGACAAGAGTTGTTTTGAAATTACCATTAACAATGGCTATAATTACAGCATTATTAATGAAACTTTCTGACCAAGTTTATGCTATCCCTATAACAAGTGTTTTAGATGTTACAAGAATTGAAAAATCTGAAGTAAAAAATATTGAAGGAACTAATGCTATTATATATAGAGATGAAATAATTCCTGTGATATGGTTAAAAGATTTCTTAGGATTCTCTCACCTACCTGATCCACCAGGGGATGAGCTAGTTATAGTTGTTATTGAAAGAAGTAATGGGAAGTTAGGGGTAGTGGTTGATGATGTTATAGGTAGGGAAGACATTGTTGTAAAAACACTTACTGGCATGCTTAAAAACATTCCTGGGCTTGCGGGAGCTACTATTTTAGGAGATGGTAGGGTAGCTCTGATATTAGATTTAAGCAATGCATAA
- a CDS encoding chemotaxis protein CheD, producing the protein MVIRVRIGGLEVARSPEVLETLLGSCVAIMLYDKGKKIGGMAHSVLPEAKNEKVTDPGKYVNTAIPALITKLAVNGARTNKLIAKLAGGANMFKTSKNSINVGEKNVETAKRLLKQYNIPLVGEDTGGNRSRIVRFYLKTGDVEVRKGGETIII; encoded by the coding sequence ATGGTTATAAGGGTTAGGATAGGGGGGTTGGAAGTGGCGAGGTCTCCTGAAGTATTAGAAACACTTTTGGGTTCATGTGTAGCTATTATGCTATATGATAAAGGTAAAAAGATTGGAGGAATGGCACATTCTGTTTTACCTGAAGCTAAAAATGAAAAAGTTACTGATCCTGGAAAATATGTAAATACGGCAATCCCCGCATTAATTACAAAACTAGCTGTTAATGGGGCTAGAACTAATAAGCTAATAGCTAAGCTTGCTGGTGGAGCTAATATGTTTAAAACATCAAAAAATTCTATAAATGTTGGAGAAAAAAATGTAGAAACTGCAAAAAGGCTGTTAAAACAATATAACATTCCATTAGTAGGTGAAGATACAGGAGGAAATAGAAGTAGAATTGTTAGATTTTACTTAAAAACAGGTGATGTTGAAGTTAGAAAAGGTGGGGAAACTATTATTATTTAA